One window of Bradysia coprophila strain Holo2 chromosome X unlocalized genomic scaffold, BU_Bcop_v1 contig_371, whole genome shotgun sequence genomic DNA carries:
- the LOC119069566 gene encoding trypsin-3-like, whose translation MKVFVLLLAVLGTTLAAKLDKTPYLDKTPNGLAALLAEKGGIEVGEIGTRIVGGVTTPIEQVPYIVSMQRNNAHRCGGAIISPTRILTAAHCLFATFFPIPATELSVRAGSSNSASGGQVIQVLRYVNHPQYSHITLNNDIAVMHLVSALDLSPAGVATIGMPAQNAGVAAGTLARVSGWGALSEGGAGSITLQAVSVPVVTNAECNASYGGGITNGMLCAGFPEGGRDACQGDSGGPLSAGNQVIGIVSWGRGCARPGFPGVYARVAFYRSWIDEN comes from the exons aTGAAGGTGTTTGTGCTATTGCTAGCCGTTCTCGGCACTACTCTAg cgGCAAAGTTGGATAAAACACCTTATTTGGATAAAACTCCAAATGGACTGGCAGCGTTACTCGCTGAAAAAGGGGGTATAGAAGTTGGCGAAATTGGTACACGCATTGTTGGAG GTGTCACTACACCAATTGAACAAGTTCCATACATCGTTTCCATgcaa AGAAATAATGCTCATCGTTGTGGTGGTGCGATCATTAGTCCGACCAGAATCCTAACTGCAGCACATTGTCTGTTTGCAACGTTCTTTCCAATACCAGCCACTGAACTATCAGTTCGGGCTGGTTCGTCTAACAGCGCA TCAGGCGGTCAAGTCATTCAAGTTTTACGTTATGTCAATCATCCCCAATACAGTCATATCACATTAAACAATGACATAGCGGTAATGCATCTTGTATCGGCCTTGGATTTATCCCCTGCCGGTGTGGCTACTATTGGAATGCCGGCACAAAACGCTGGAGTTGCTGCAGGAACATTAGCACGAGTGTCTGGATGGGGTGCTTTATCGGAAGGTGGTGCAGGATCTATAACTTTGCAAGCCGTTAGCGTTCCAGTTGTCACCAACGCCGAATGTAATGCCTCATATGGTGGTGGCATCACTAATGGTATGCTTTGTGCCGGTTTCCCAGAAG GAGGAAGAGACGCCTGTCAAGGTGACTCTGGTGGCCCGTTATCTGCTGGCAATCAAGTTATTGGTATTGTTTCATGGGGTCGAGGATGTGCCCGTCCAGGATTCCCAGGAGTGTACGCACGTGTTGCATTTTACAGAAGCTGGATCGATGAAAACTAA